In a genomic window of Sarcophilus harrisii chromosome 4, mSarHar1.11, whole genome shotgun sequence:
- the YOD1 gene encoding ubiquitin thioesterase OTU1 isoform X3: MWRLRCKAKNGTHILQGLSSRSRVRELEGQIAALTGIAPGGQRILVGFPPECLDLSNGETVLGDLPIQSGDTLIIEEDKTKHKTSSSAVTKHGAHTSFREVLPVLTRTVVPADNSCLFTSVYYVVEGGVLDPACAPEMRNLIAEIVASDPEFYCEALLGKTNQEYCDWIRRDDTWGGAIEISILSKFYQCEICVVDTQTVRIDRFGEDAGYPKRVLLIYDGIHYDPLQRNFPDPDSPPLTIFSSNDDIVLAQALELADEARKKRQFTDVNRFTLRCMVCQKGLTGQAEAREHAKETGHTNFGEV; encoded by the exons ATGTGGCGGCTCCGCTGCAAGGCCAAGAATGGCACCCACATCTTGCAGGGCCTCTCGAGCCGGTCCCGCGTGCGGGAGCTCGAGGGCCAGATAGCCGCCCTCACTGGGATCGCCCCCGGCGGGCAGCGGATCCTCGTCGGCTTTCCTCCCGAGTGCCTGGACCTCAGCAACGGGGAGACCGTGCTGGGGGACCTGCCCATCCAGTCGG GTGATACCCTGATCATTGAAGAGGACAAAACCAAGCATAAGACTTCATCTTCTGCAGTTACAAAACATGGTGCTCATACTTCATTCAGGGAAGTTTTGCCTGTGCTTACCAGAACTGTGGTCCCAGCAGATAACTCCTGCCTTTTCACCAGTGTGTACTATGTAGTAGAAGGGGGAGTTTTAGATCCAGCTTGTGCCCCTGAGATGCGAAATCTTATAGCAGAAATAGTAGCAAGCGATCCAGAATTCTACTGTGAGGCATTATTGGGAAAAACAAATCAAGAGTACTGTGACTGGATTAGAAGGGATGACACTTGGGGAGGGGCTATTGAGATATCCATTTTGTCAAAGTTTTATCAATGCGAAATTTGTGTAGTGGACACTCAGACAGTCAGAATTGACCGCTTTGGGGAAGATGCTGGTTACCCCAAAAGGGTACTACTAATTTATGATGGCATCCACTATGATCCACTTCAGCGAAACTTCCCTGATCCAGACAGCCCTCCTTTGACCATCTTTTCCTCCAATGATGACATTGTTCTTGCACAAGCATTGGAATTGGCAGATGAAGCTAGAAAAAAGAGGCAGTTTACTGATGTAAACCGATTCACCCTGAGATGCATGGTGTGCCAAAAGGGGTTAACTGGACAAGCAGAAGCAAGGGAACATGCCAAGGAGACTGGCCATACCAACTTTGGAGAGGTGTGA